The Ziziphus jujuba cultivar Dongzao chromosome 3, ASM3175591v1 region AAAAATTTATCACAATGGTAATTGTTATTTTACCTGTTCCTAAAAAGGCTTCAAGATTAaaggtttgaaaacaatttttttttttttttccctagagATATGTTTTTGTTATAATAGTTTTCGACTGGATGATATCGGACAACAGTAAATTCCCAATTACATGTAATccatatgaaaattaataaaagattgGATTGAATACATCTAGTATAAGAGAGTGgataaatagaaacaaatagGAGAGTGATGGGCATGGACAAGGGAATTGAATAGAGGCTaaaaaaccgaaaaaaaaaaggcagcaaTGCCCATATCCATCCCCAAAGCTGGATGGCAATAAGCCAAAACCAGCAATGGgataaaagaaaatgcaaattaaGAGTGAAGACTCTCCATTTCATGTTTATCTTTAAGCCATGCTATGAAAGACTACAGCTCATAGCATGGATTTGattcaaagagaaaagaaagtgaGAGACTGAGATGTCACATTAACTAGCCCCAATTTATGCACCAATTTAcaacaaaatgaagaaaaaagaagcagaCGAAGAcagatcgaagaagaagaagaagaaaaagagtgtagatgaagaagaagaagaagaagaagcatggagaagaagaagaagaaaattttttttcctagaaATATATAATGCCagatagaagaagaagatgaaataaaattgcaaaaaaaaaagatatatgccAGATCGAAGAAAAGGAATATGAGCAAATCTAAAtcctaaaaaagaaataaaatgaaaaacaaaaaagaagtagACGAACAAtgaaaagaggaagaagaagaagaaggaaaactcACGGatttaagaagaaaaacacTACCCACGAGCTTGATCTGACCAAAGATATACAGGAGACACCAACAAGAGCATTCGATGAGTTTCGAACAGAAACTTAACCCAAGGGAGGGACAGGTCAACTTAATCCTCCTATAGACGTATTATTCTATTAGCGGTTAAGttattcacttttttatttaccTCTACCAAATACCAAATTGGGATACAATCCTATTCAAACCGATAAAACAAACACGCCCTACATGGTCAGGTTGGTCCTGATAATAGCatagctctatatatatatatatatatatatataaaataaaaatcaatgtaAAATTTCCCACTTCaatctttgtttttcttcctttcattCGCTGTAGGAGTATAGGAGGAGAATTATTGGAAATGGAAGGGAGCTCATCCAAAGCAAGAATAACCAACCGTTTACAGGCCGTTAAGTGCTACTCCGGCAAGTCTTACAGTCAGATAGCGAAAGAAACCGGGCTCACAAACGTCTATGTAGCCCAGCTTCTTAGACGCCAAGCCCAGCTCAAGCCCGAAACCGCTCCCAAACTCCGAGCTTCATTGCCGGACCTCACTGATGAACTCGTCGACGAGATGTTGAAGCCTCCATTGAGGTCTTACGATCCCAATTTGATCCAAGAACCCTCTGTTTACAGGTGGGTCTTCTTCGTTTTCTGTTCCGAATTTGTTCtctgatttattttattgaatttatttagcAGTTTTTGTCAAATGGGTTTCTTTTAGTTCTTTACTTTGTCTCTTTCATTAAGTTAATTTGTGTGATTATGGTGATTCTCAAATGTTAATGTTAACAGTAATGGACTAAGAATCTCTTTTGTTAATTTAGATGACAACCtacttttgaattttgatgaattCTGCTGTTTAGTTGGTTGTCTTCCAGTTTTGCTGATTGCTGCCAATTTTTGTAGGTTGAATGAAGCTGTTATGCATTTTGGTGAGAGCATCAAGGAAATTATCAATGAGGACTTTGGCGATGGCATGTACGTTTCAGTTCATGTACAAGATTTCCTGAATATATAACTAGAACTTTCACTTACCACTTTGAATTTGCATGCCAGTTTGTGATGGACTTTGCTTAGATTGCTTTGTACAGAAACAGTTTAGAGGTCTCGTGGGCATTGGTGTTGGTTTGTTGTTAGTTATGATCgaaaaattgatggattttgctTTAGGATAGTGCCCTAGAAGGTGTAATGACGGGTTATATTGGTGAATTATGACCACCATTTTGTTTTTACTTAAGAATTGTGCGATACTTGTACTACTGTTAGggtcaaaaataaagaatatagtAGTCTTTGTAACTGTATCACCCTTGCTTTTTAAAATGCGAAGATAATCAAAACA contains the following coding sequences:
- the LOC107411884 gene encoding cyanate hydratase, with the translated sequence MVRSIGGELLEMEGSSSKARITNRLQAVKCYSGKSYSQIAKETGLTNVYVAQLLRRQAQLKPETAPKLRASLPDLTDELVDEMLKPPLRSYDPNLIQEPSVYRLNEAVMHFGESIKEIINEDFGDGIMSAIDFYCSVDKVKGADGKDRVVVTFDGKYLPYTEQKLEHMVSRLPGSQ